Proteins encoded by one window of Streptomyces sp. NBC_01571:
- a CDS encoding sugar porter family MFS transporter: MTSTAQAPQSGAGTAHPEHLGHVIFIAAAAAMGGFLFGYDSAVINGAVEAIRGRYDIGSAALAQVIAIALIGCAIGAATAGRIADRIGRIRCMQISAVLFTVSAVGSALPFALWDLALWRIIGGFAIGMASVIGPAYIAEVSPAAYRGRLGSFQQAAIVIGIAISQLVNWGILNAAGGDQRGKLMGLEAWQVMLGVMVIPAVLYGLLSFAIPESPRFLISVGRHDRAHEVLKEVEGDKIDLNARVAEIEHAMKSEHKSSFKDLLGGSFFFKPIVWVGIGLSVFQQFVGINVAFYYSSTLWQSVGVDPSQSFFYSFTTSIINIIGTVIAMIFVDRVGRKPLALIGSVGMVIGLGLEAWAFSYDLVGGKLPATQGWVALIAAHVFVLFFALSWGVVVWVFLGEMFPNRIRAAALGVAASAQWIANWAITASFPSLADWNLSATYVIYTAFAALSIPFVLKYVKETKGKALEEMG, from the coding sequence GTGACCAGCACTGCGCAGGCACCCCAATCAGGAGCCGGGACGGCTCACCCCGAACATCTCGGGCACGTCATCTTCATCGCGGCGGCCGCCGCGATGGGCGGCTTCCTCTTCGGTTACGACAGCGCCGTGATCAACGGCGCCGTCGAAGCGATCCGAGGCCGCTACGACATCGGTTCCGCGGCCCTGGCGCAGGTCATCGCCATCGCACTGATCGGCTGCGCCATCGGCGCGGCGACCGCGGGCCGGATAGCCGACCGCATCGGCCGTATCCGCTGTATGCAGATCTCCGCCGTCCTCTTCACGGTCAGCGCCGTCGGTTCCGCGCTCCCGTTCGCGCTGTGGGACCTCGCCCTGTGGCGCATCATCGGCGGATTCGCCATCGGCATGGCCTCCGTCATCGGCCCCGCCTACATCGCCGAGGTCTCCCCCGCCGCCTACCGCGGCCGGCTCGGCTCCTTCCAGCAGGCCGCGATCGTCATCGGCATCGCCATCTCGCAGTTGGTCAACTGGGGCATCCTGAACGCCGCCGGCGGCGACCAGCGCGGCAAGCTCATGGGGCTCGAGGCCTGGCAGGTCATGCTCGGCGTCATGGTCATCCCGGCCGTCCTGTACGGTCTGCTCTCCTTCGCGATCCCCGAGTCGCCGCGCTTCCTGATCTCCGTGGGCCGGCACGACCGCGCCCACGAGGTGCTCAAGGAGGTCGAGGGCGACAAGATCGACCTGAACGCCCGCGTCGCCGAGATCGAGCACGCCATGAAGAGCGAGCACAAGTCGAGTTTCAAGGACCTGCTCGGCGGCAGCTTCTTCTTCAAGCCGATCGTCTGGGTCGGCATCGGACTCTCGGTCTTCCAGCAGTTCGTCGGCATCAACGTCGCGTTCTACTACTCCTCGACGCTGTGGCAGTCGGTCGGTGTCGACCCCTCGCAGTCGTTCTTCTACTCGTTCACCACGTCGATCATCAACATCATCGGCACCGTGATCGCCATGATCTTCGTCGACCGGGTCGGGCGTAAGCCGCTCGCGCTCATCGGCTCCGTGGGCATGGTCATCGGCCTCGGCCTCGAAGCCTGGGCGTTCTCCTACGACCTGGTGGGCGGCAAGCTGCCGGCCACCCAGGGCTGGGTCGCCCTGATCGCCGCGCACGTCTTCGTCCTCTTCTTCGCCCTCTCCTGGGGTGTCGTGGTCTGGGTCTTCCTCGGCGAGATGTTCCCGAACCGGATCCGTGCCGCCGCCCTCGGCGTGGCCGCCTCCGCGCAGTGGATCGCCAACTGGGCCATCACCGCGAGCTTCCCGTCGCTGGCCGACTGGAACCTCTCCGCGACCTACGTGATCTACACGGCCTTCGCCGCGCTCTCCATCCCCTTCGTGCTCAAGTACGTGAAGGAGACCAAGGGCAAGGCCCTGGAGGAAATGGGCTAG
- a CDS encoding LLM class flavin-dependent oxidoreductase — MPVTVVRFNLVDPDATPASLSARYRAAVEMSAYADDHGVTTVQTEEHHGVADNWLPSPFTFAGAVLGATRHLAVTVSAIIGPLHDPLRLAEDVAVLDLLSGGRLVTVAGIGYRPEEYALFDVDWKRRGRLQDEVLETVLKAWTGEEFTYRGRTVRVTPRPFSDPHPLLLVGGSSRAAARRAARLGLPFFPSAHLPDLEAYYKERLTEYGTEGWTMMPAAETPLLHVAEDPDRTWAAYGRHFLHEARTYASWQSGDIRSAVKSAATTVEELRDEGVYRVLTPEACAAQGLDNYVLHPLSGGMPVEEGWRSLRLFCEDVLPRLRDLEG; from the coding sequence ATGCCCGTGACGGTCGTGCGCTTCAACCTCGTCGACCCGGACGCGACCCCCGCGTCGCTGAGCGCCCGCTACCGGGCCGCCGTCGAGATGTCCGCCTACGCCGACGACCACGGCGTCACCACCGTGCAGACCGAGGAACATCACGGCGTCGCCGACAACTGGCTGCCCTCGCCGTTCACCTTCGCGGGTGCGGTCCTCGGCGCGACCCGGCACCTCGCGGTCACCGTCTCGGCGATCATCGGCCCGCTGCACGATCCGCTGCGGCTCGCCGAGGACGTCGCCGTACTCGATCTGCTGAGCGGCGGGCGGCTGGTCACGGTGGCGGGCATCGGCTACCGGCCGGAGGAGTACGCCCTGTTCGACGTCGACTGGAAGCGGCGCGGCCGGCTCCAGGACGAGGTGCTGGAGACGGTGCTGAAGGCATGGACGGGCGAGGAGTTCACCTACCGGGGCCGCACGGTACGGGTCACCCCGCGCCCGTTCTCGGATCCGCATCCCCTGCTGCTGGTGGGCGGATCCTCGCGGGCCGCCGCCCGTCGCGCCGCCCGGCTCGGCCTGCCGTTCTTCCCCAGCGCGCACCTTCCCGACCTGGAGGCGTACTACAAGGAGCGGCTGACCGAGTACGGCACCGAGGGCTGGACCATGATGCCCGCCGCCGAGACCCCGCTGCTGCACGTCGCCGAGGACCCGGACCGGACGTGGGCCGCGTACGGCCGGCACTTCCTGCACGAGGCACGGACGTACGCCTCCTGGCAGTCCGGTGACATCCGCTCGGCGGTGAAGTCGGCGGCCACCACGGTCGAGGAGCTGCGCGACGAGGGCGTGTACCGCGTCCTGACGCCCGAAGCGTGTGCGGCCCAGGGACTCGACAACTACGTGCTCCATCCGCTGTCCGGTGGCATGCCCGTCGAGGAGGGCTGGCGCAGCCTGCGCCTGTTCTGCGAAGACGTACTGCCCCGGCTCAGGGACCTCGAAGGCTGA
- a CDS encoding cytosine permease, giving the protein MSTTEPTDGALETRGIEPVPNSERHARTRDLFPTWVAANITVLLLTMGATLAVSYGLDLSQILVVATVAPTVSYGLVGLIGIAGKRGGAPGMALSRAVFGQRGNLLPGSLIWVSRWGWETINAVTGAYALLTVLDIVFGIESSTFLILVTLLLFVVATFVISGLGINAVRRCNRWATCLFAAFSLLVLGRLIARTDWGEVLRRPAGPTHLMITGIGLIAAGGISWVPSAPDFTRYLPRRASSAAIVCNSLGGAVVVVLPLTLMGAVMAVATPDLASAVDPVSFLGSVLPLWMAVPYLLIALVGMVLINAMSMYSAGFTAQALGIRLPRPWAVAVNAVISLLLGGVLMLVAPSFIGSFLAFLTLLAVTFSAWAGVFGADMLRRPAYDAGALLDTTRTSAYWYRGGFSPAAVAAWALGLGCGLLFTTSDWFTGPLATGNPVGAYGLGWAATMATSFVLYAVLPKPPVAPGAESAEERAAMAV; this is encoded by the coding sequence ATGAGCACCACCGAGCCCACCGATGGCGCCCTCGAAACGCGTGGCATCGAGCCCGTGCCGAACTCCGAGCGGCACGCGCGAACCCGCGACCTCTTCCCCACCTGGGTGGCCGCCAACATCACCGTCCTGCTGCTGACCATGGGCGCCACCCTGGCCGTCTCGTACGGACTCGATCTCTCGCAGATCCTGGTGGTCGCCACCGTGGCGCCGACCGTGTCGTACGGCCTGGTCGGGCTGATCGGCATCGCGGGCAAACGGGGCGGAGCCCCGGGCATGGCCCTGTCCCGTGCGGTCTTCGGCCAGCGCGGGAACCTCCTGCCCGGCTCGCTGATCTGGGTCTCGCGCTGGGGCTGGGAGACGATCAACGCGGTGACCGGCGCCTACGCCCTGCTGACCGTCCTGGACATCGTCTTCGGCATCGAGAGCAGCACGTTCCTGATCCTCGTGACCCTGCTGCTCTTCGTGGTCGCGACGTTCGTGATCTCCGGCCTCGGCATCAACGCCGTGCGCCGGTGCAACAGGTGGGCGACCTGTCTCTTCGCCGCGTTCTCCCTGCTCGTTCTCGGCCGTTTGATCGCCAGGACGGACTGGGGCGAGGTCCTGCGGCGGCCGGCGGGGCCGACGCACCTGATGATCACGGGCATCGGCCTGATCGCGGCGGGCGGGATCAGCTGGGTGCCCTCCGCTCCGGACTTCACGCGCTATCTGCCGCGCCGGGCCTCGTCCGCCGCGATCGTGTGCAACTCCCTCGGCGGCGCCGTCGTCGTCGTACTCCCGCTGACCCTGATGGGCGCGGTCATGGCGGTCGCCACACCGGACCTGGCCTCGGCCGTCGACCCGGTCTCGTTCCTCGGCTCGGTCCTCCCTCTGTGGATGGCGGTGCCGTACCTGCTCATCGCCCTGGTCGGCATGGTGCTGATCAACGCCATGTCGATGTACTCGGCGGGCTTCACCGCGCAGGCCCTCGGCATCAGACTGCCGCGCCCCTGGGCGGTCGCGGTCAACGCCGTCATCTCGCTGCTCCTCGGCGGCGTCCTGATGCTGGTCGCGCCGTCCTTCATCGGCTCGTTCCTCGCGTTCCTGACCCTGCTGGCGGTCACGTTCTCGGCCTGGGCCGGCGTCTTCGGCGCGGACATGCTGCGCCGACCGGCGTACGACGCCGGGGCCCTGCTCGACACCACACGGACCAGCGCCTACTGGTACCGGGGCGGCTTCAGCCCGGCCGCGGTCGCGGCGTGGGCGCTCGGCCTCGGCTGCGGACTGCTGTTCACCACGTCCGACTGGTTCACGGGCCCGCTGGCGACGGGCAACCCGGTCGGTGCGTACGGCCTCGGCTGGGCGGCGACGATGGCGACCTCCTTCGTCCTCTACGCCGTCCTGCCGAAACCCCCGGTGGCCCCCGGGGCGGAATCCGCCGAGGAGCGCGCGGCTATGGCTGTCTGA
- the ftsY gene encoding signal recognition particle-docking protein FtsY — protein METVILAVVIAVVVIGALGGLVIGSRRKKPLPPAPPTTPDITAPPAEPHLGDEAETPRDEARRTIEEVDLPDGSSPSGVAVEEPAPVIEAPAIEIPEPTAGRLVRLRSRLSRSQNALGKGLLTLLSREHLDEDTWEEIEDTLLTADVGVQPTQDLVERLRARVKVLGTRTPDELRSLLREELLQILVPEFDRTVKTDSNLDTPGIVMVVGVNGTGKTTTTGKLARVLVADGKNVVLGAADTFRAAAADQLQTWGERVGARTVRGPEGGDPASIAFDAVKEGIEEGADVVLIDTAGRLHTKTGLMDELGKVKRVVEKHAPLDEVLLVLDATTGQNGLIQARVFAEVVDITGIVLTKLDGTAKGGIVIAVQRELGVPVKLVGLGEGADDLAPFEPEAFVDALIGE, from the coding sequence ATGGAAACCGTCATCCTTGCTGTAGTCATCGCCGTGGTCGTGATCGGCGCACTCGGCGGGCTCGTCATCGGCAGTCGCCGGAAGAAGCCGCTGCCCCCGGCGCCCCCCACCACGCCCGACATCACCGCCCCTCCCGCCGAGCCGCACCTCGGCGACGAGGCCGAGACCCCGCGCGACGAAGCGCGCCGGACGATAGAGGAGGTGGACCTTCCGGACGGCTCGTCGCCGTCCGGCGTCGCCGTCGAGGAACCCGCGCCCGTCATCGAGGCGCCCGCGATCGAGATCCCGGAGCCCACCGCCGGACGCCTGGTGCGGCTGCGCAGCCGGCTCTCCCGCTCGCAGAACGCGCTCGGCAAGGGGCTGCTCACGCTCCTCTCGCGCGAGCACCTCGACGAGGACACCTGGGAGGAGATCGAGGACACGCTCCTGACCGCGGACGTCGGCGTGCAGCCCACCCAGGACCTGGTCGAGCGGCTGCGCGCGCGCGTGAAGGTGCTCGGCACCCGCACGCCCGACGAACTGCGCTCGCTGCTGCGCGAGGAGCTCCTGCAGATCCTCGTCCCCGAGTTCGACCGCACGGTCAAGACGGACTCGAACCTCGACACCCCGGGCATCGTGATGGTCGTCGGGGTCAACGGCACCGGTAAGACCACCACCACCGGCAAGCTCGCCCGCGTGCTCGTGGCCGACGGCAAGAACGTGGTGCTCGGCGCCGCCGACACCTTCCGCGCCGCCGCCGCCGACCAGCTGCAGACCTGGGGCGAGCGCGTCGGCGCCCGCACCGTGCGCGGCCCCGAGGGCGGCGACCCCGCCTCGATCGCCTTCGACGCGGTCAAGGAGGGCATCGAGGAGGGCGCGGACGTCGTCCTCATCGACACCGCCGGGCGCCTGCACACCAAGACCGGCCTCATGGACGAGCTCGGCAAGGTCAAGCGGGTCGTCGAGAAGCACGCGCCGCTCGACGAGGTGCTGCTCGTCCTCGACGCCACCACCGGCCAGAACGGTCTCATCCAGGCCCGGGTCTTCGCCGAGGTCGTCGACATCACCGGCATCGTGCTGACCAAGCTGGACGGCACCGCCAAGGGCGGCATCGTGATCGCGGTCCAGCGCGAGCTGGGCGTACCGGTCAAGCTGGTGGGTCTGGGCGAGGGCGCGGACGACCTGGCCCCGTTCGAGCCCGAGGCGTTCGTGGACGCGCTCATTGGCGAGTGA
- a CDS encoding bifunctional DNA primase/polymerase — protein sequence MGFTIGSSRGIREIRPGSRRRGRSSECTAVAEFTGLWGWDVVPGARAAAGACSCGRAGCSAPGAHPLDFAPVIPAGATLDEVSGAWSEFPGAAMMLPVGRAFDVIEVAEPAGRRALVRLERMGLPTGPVTATPGGRAHFFVAPGAAAELPELLYRMGWDDASLDLHGLGPGTFITAPPSDRAGLGPVRWLRSPALDSATRPPQARLLLGTLAYVAHRSRA from the coding sequence ATGGGCTTCACGATCGGCAGCAGCCGGGGGATTCGCGAGATCCGGCCCGGCTCCCGCCGCCGCGGCCGCTCGTCGGAGTGCACCGCGGTGGCAGAGTTCACCGGACTGTGGGGGTGGGACGTGGTTCCCGGCGCCCGGGCCGCCGCGGGAGCGTGTTCGTGCGGAAGGGCCGGCTGCAGCGCGCCGGGGGCGCATCCGCTGGACTTCGCACCGGTGATCCCGGCGGGCGCGACGCTCGACGAGGTGTCCGGGGCCTGGTCCGAGTTCCCGGGTGCCGCGATGATGCTGCCGGTCGGCCGCGCCTTCGACGTGATCGAGGTCGCCGAGCCCGCCGGACGGCGCGCGCTGGTCCGGCTGGAGCGGATGGGGCTGCCCACCGGCCCCGTGACCGCCACCCCGGGCGGCCGCGCCCACTTCTTCGTCGCCCCCGGCGCGGCGGCCGAACTTCCCGAGCTGCTCTACCGGATGGGCTGGGACGACGCCTCCCTCGACCTGCACGGCCTGGGTCCCGGTACGTTCATCACGGCGCCGCCCTCCGATCGCGCCGGCCTCGGCCCGGTCCGCTGGCTGCGCTCCCCCGCGCTGGACTCGGCCACCAGGCCGCCGCAGGCACGGCTGCTGCTGGGGACGCTGGCCTACGTGGCGCACCGGTCGCGCGCGTAA
- a CDS encoding ammonium transporter: MAPAITLAAEAPKLSAANTGFMLICSALVLIMTPGLAFFYGGMVRVKSTLNMLMMSFISMGIITILWVLYGFSLAFGTDKGSFIGWTSDWVGLSNVGLTELWPGYTIPIFVFMVFQLMFAIITPALISGALADRVKFTAWSLFIALWATVVYFPVAHWVWGAGGWAFDLGVIDFAGGTAVHINAGAAALGVILVIGKRVGFKKDPMRPHSLPLVMLGSGLLWFGWFGFNAGSWLGNDDGVGALMFVNTQVATAAAMLAWLIYEKIRHGAFTTLGAASGAVAGLVAITPSGGAVSPLGAIAVGAIAGVVCAMAVGLKYRFGYDDSLDVVGVHLVGGVIGSLLIGFFASGKGQSTVEGLFYGGGLTQFWKQCAGVFAVLGYSLVVSAILAFLIDRTMGMRVSEDEEIAGIDQAEHAETAYDFSGAGGGIVGGSVSALAGTQSKKVDA; this comes from the coding sequence ATGGCACCAGCCATCACGCTAGCCGCAGAAGCTCCCAAGCTCTCGGCCGCCAACACCGGGTTCATGCTCATCTGTTCCGCCCTGGTGCTGATCATGACCCCCGGCCTGGCCTTCTTCTACGGAGGCATGGTCCGTGTCAAGAGCACCCTGAACATGCTGATGATGAGCTTCATCAGCATGGGGATCATCACGATCCTGTGGGTCCTGTACGGCTTCTCCCTCGCCTTCGGCACGGACAAGGGCTCCTTCATCGGCTGGACCTCGGACTGGGTCGGCCTCAGCAACGTCGGCCTGACGGAGCTGTGGCCCGGATACACCATTCCGATCTTCGTCTTCATGGTCTTCCAGCTGATGTTCGCCATCATCACGCCCGCGCTGATAAGCGGTGCGCTGGCGGACCGGGTGAAGTTCACGGCGTGGTCGCTGTTCATCGCGCTGTGGGCCACGGTCGTCTACTTCCCGGTCGCCCACTGGGTCTGGGGCGCCGGCGGCTGGGCGTTCGACCTCGGCGTGATCGACTTCGCAGGCGGTACGGCCGTCCACATCAACGCGGGTGCCGCGGCGCTCGGCGTGATCCTCGTCATCGGCAAGCGCGTCGGCTTCAAGAAGGACCCGATGCGCCCGCACAGCCTCCCCCTCGTGATGCTCGGCTCCGGTCTGCTGTGGTTCGGCTGGTTCGGATTCAACGCCGGTTCGTGGCTCGGCAACGACGACGGCGTCGGCGCGCTGATGTTCGTCAACACGCAGGTCGCCACCGCCGCCGCCATGCTGGCCTGGCTCATCTACGAGAAGATCCGCCACGGCGCGTTCACCACGCTGGGCGCCGCCTCCGGCGCGGTCGCCGGTCTGGTCGCCATCACCCCGTCCGGCGGCGCGGTCTCCCCGCTCGGCGCGATCGCCGTCGGCGCCATCGCCGGTGTGGTCTGCGCCATGGCCGTCGGCCTCAAGTACAGGTTCGGCTACGACGACTCCCTCGACGTGGTCGGCGTGCACCTCGTCGGCGGTGTCATCGGCTCCCTGCTGATCGGCTTCTTCGCCAGCGGCAAGGGCCAGTCCACCGTCGAGGGCCTCTTCTACGGCGGCGGCCTCACCCAGTTCTGGAAGCAGTGCGCCGGCGTCTTCGCCGTCCTCGGCTACTCCCTCGTCGTCTCCGCGATCCTCGCCTTCCTCATCGACAGGACGATGGGCATGCGGGTGAGCGAGGACGAGGAGATCGCCGGCATCGACCAGGCCGAGCACGCCGAGACCGCATACGACTTCAGTGGAGCGGGCGGCGGCATCGTCGGCGGCTCGGTCTCCGCCCTCGCGGGTACGCAGAGCAAGAAGGTGGACGCATGA
- a CDS encoding P-II family nitrogen regulator, which yields MKLITAVVKPHRLDEIKEALQAFGVHGLTVTEASGYGRQRGHTEVYRGAEYTVDLVPKIRIEVLAEDDDAEQLIDVVVKAARTGKIGDGKVWSIPVETAVRVRTGERGPDAL from the coding sequence ATGAAGCTCATCACCGCCGTCGTGAAGCCCCACCGGCTCGACGAGATCAAGGAGGCCCTGCAGGCCTTCGGGGTGCACGGTCTGACGGTCACCGAGGCCAGCGGCTACGGTCGCCAGCGGGGACACACCGAGGTCTACCGTGGTGCCGAGTACACCGTCGACCTGGTCCCCAAGATCCGCATCGAGGTGCTGGCCGAGGACGACGACGCCGAGCAGCTGATCGACGTCGTCGTGAAGGCGGCCCGCACGGGCAAGATCGGTGACGGCAAGGTGTGGTCCATCCCGGTCGAGACGGCCGTCCGGGTCCGGACCGGCGAGCGCGGCCCGGACGCGCTCTAA